In Vigna angularis cultivar LongXiaoDou No.4 chromosome 8, ASM1680809v1, whole genome shotgun sequence, one DNA window encodes the following:
- the LOC108345925 gene encoding uncharacterized protein LOC108345925 isoform X2, producing MNRGKAAAIESSAPIREFMKWTEDMDAHLLHCMIEESRIGNRVDGSWTSQAYTNIVDHLHSSGYVAVTKNNVKNRQKVLKDKWREVHDLFSGLSGFAWNPVSMKFHAEDEVWMDLIQSRPTAAKWRVNSIKHYDLMVELWAADRATGSGVRTARQARRQRVGPRVSVDLNHNIEYTPEQPDWMRYRDPAPPSPPSSVDEYSPGQTQSVPSVPSGGTSSSRGSKRKAPMVDVIDSQFDKLTTSLDGFAGVLSSSNVHFCVISDAAVRQVTTMEDRNQILRRNSNYTYTEADIYEMLSAMNIADDNLLEQCYDFLCGNPTCTKRLMGLPPHKRWNKLWKMISGGDC from the exons ATGAATAGAGGTAAGGCAGCCGCCATTGAGTCCTCTGCTCCTATTAGAGAGTTCATGAAGTGGACAGAGGACATGGACGCACATCTTCTACACTGTATGATTGAGGAATCACGGATCGGTAATAGGGTTGACGGTAGCTGGACATCCCAGGCATATACCAACATAGTTGATCATCTTCATAGCTCCGGGTATGTCGCAGTTAcgaaaaataatgtaaaaaatcgTCAGAAAGTCTTGAAAGATAAATGGCGTGAGGTACATGACTTGTTTTCTGGATTAAGTGGATTTGCGTGGAACCCGGTTAGTATGAAATTTCATGCTGAGGATGAAGTTTGGATGGACCTGATTCAG TCCAGGCCAACTGCGGCAAAGTGGAGAGTTAATAGCATAAAACACTATGATTTAATGGTTGAGTTATGGGCAGCTGATCGAGCTACAGGTTCTGGTGTCCGAACAGCTCGCCAAGCACGAAGACAACGAGTTGGGCCTCGTGTAAGTGTTGATTTGAACCACAATATTGAGTACACTCCAGAGCAGCCTGATTGGATGAGGTATAGAGACCCTGCCCCACCATCTCCTCCTTCATCTGTAGATGAATATAGTCCAGGACAGACTCAATCTGTGCCTTCTGTCCCATCCGGTGGTACTTCATCTTCACGCGGGTCAAAAAGAAAGGCACCTATGGTCGATGTTATTGATTCtcaatttgataagttgacGACCAGCCTGGATGGTTTTGCTGGTGTGCTTAGCTCATCAAATGTTCATTTTTGTGTGATCTCTGATGCAGCCGTGCGTCAAGTAACAACTATGGAAGACAGAAATCAAATACTCCGTCGCAACTCCAATTACACATATACAGAGGCGGACATTTACGAAATGCTTAGTGCTATGAACATTGCTGATGACAATTTGCTAGAGcaatgttatgatttcttatgtGGAAACCCCACATGTACAAAGAGGTTGATGGGACTTCCACCACACAAGCGGTGGAATAAATTATGGAAAATGATATCCGGCGGTGACTGTTAG
- the LOC108345925 gene encoding uncharacterized protein LOC108345925 isoform X1: MASSSTKRPRKSRKGKETLTEAEDVAHVRPSVQEQLDQSRFFTHSHQMENYAADFYTRSIVVPKIMNFESFTGSGLYFQQHLLFQGVVELLTLQGPYYPDLIKVFYSNLKISGNGYLISEVKKKRIRLKPTDWLNVANLKYQGKKLSYSNIPDDFPYDRDMALATMVIPDLEYSHGVLTVGCLNMNDRLLHYVIVHMLTPRRGNFARLLQEDIFMIWVLNNNISINWPHHIMQHMLKCKASDTPLPYGVLITRILQYCGVNVDADACTQVGSRHHFSINSLKRMHIVNVNGVWQHDHVDDEEEDQVDHHEYLVQPPPPPRNPNMMIEMWQGVQDLQHRMQGMEQMQVRVQHIEDNLANLSLDMNRQFANLNHNVNKILHRLDD, from the coding sequence ATGGCCTCATCATCAACAAAAAGGCCAAGAAAAAGTCGTAAGGGAAAAGAAACCCTCACTGAGGCAGAAGATGTAGCCCATGTAAGACCATCTGTACAGGAACAATTAGATCAGAGTCGTTTCTTCACGCATAGTCATCAAATGGAGAACTATGCAGCAGATTTCTATACAAGGAGTATAGTTGTTCCcaagataatgaattttgaatcaTTTACTGGTTCAGGGTTATATTTTCAACAGCATCTTCTGTTTCAAGGGGTGGTGGAATTGCTTACATTGCAGGGACCGTACTATCCAGatttaatcaaagtattttATTCCAATCTGAAGATATCTGGAAATGGATATTTGATCAGTGaggtgaagaagaaaagaattagATTGAAACCTACTGATTGGTTGAATGTAGCTAACTTGAAGTACCAGGGTAAGAAATTGAGTTATTCAAATATCCCAGACGACTTTCCATACGACCGCGACATGGCATTAGCTACTATGGTTATACCAGATTTGGAATACAGTCACGGTGTTTTAACAGTTGGTTGTTTGAATATGAATGACAGGCTTCTGCATTATGTTATTGTGCATATGTTGACTCCACGACGTGGGAATTTTGCGAGGTTATTGCAGgaagatatttttatgatatgggtgcttaacaataatatatctatcaattggcctcatcacatcatgcagcatatgcttaaatgcaaggcCAGTGACACACCCCTCCCATACGGTGTCCTTATCACACGGATCTTGCAATATTGTGGAGTTAATGTTGATGCCGACGCGTGCACTCAGGTAGGGTCCCGTCATCACTTTTCAATCAATTCTTTGAAGAGGATGCATATTGTTAATGTCAACGGTGTTTGGCAACACGATCatgttgatgatgaagaagaagaccaagTAGACCATCATGAATACCTTGTGCAGCCTCCTCCACCTCCACGAAATCCTAATATGATGATTGAAATGTGGCAAGGTGTACAAGACTTGCAACATCGAATGCAGGGAATGGAACAAATGCAGGTCCGGGTTCAACATATTGAAGACAACTTGGCAAACCTTTCTTTGGACATGAACCGTCAATTTGCTAACCTCAATCACAATGTTAACAAGATTCTTCACCGTTTAGATGactaa
- the LOC108344212 gene encoding receptor-like protein EIX2, whose protein sequence is MDSYFIRFLFAISVWFLLFQVSILGFISQSQNSHVTCIARERRALLNFKQSLPDDYGILSTWRNDENNGDCCKWRGVECDNETGHVLMLQLQDLSGFFNLTSLIELQNIQHLDVTFCDFSDSQIPENMGSFKNMRYLNLSWSTFAASIPYSLGNLSKLEYLDLRSIYSIRGEIPSQLGKLTSLRYLDLSYNFLNGGIPYQLKNLTQLRHLNLWEISLSGAIPFRVGNLPFLQTLGLGGEFGLSIKDAKWLSSLSSLDTLRLSSLPLDSSHHWLKSIRELVPNLRELRLVACSLSDHNISSLFHFYSNLSTSLSFLDLSGNMLTPSTFSLLLNLHSLMILDLSENNMTSWIFQGNLNFSSKLRELYLSNCGLPDKSFLVPSASTSNSLSSLVTLDLSNNLLKSSTIFHWVFNFTPNLHSLNLHDNSLEGLFPNRFGNVMNSLEVLTLSSNNLQGDISSLGYICTLHDLYLSRNNFSGKFSSFIQNSSRCNRKFRSLDLSDNWITGMLPNLSGFTSLSFLDLSNNQLCGEIPKNIGLLQELVYLHLEENYLAGDITELHLTNLSKLVELDLTDNSLSLKFSNTWIPPFQLFRLGLGSCKLGPSFPSWLQTQNRLEFLDISDAEIDDFVPEWFWNKLRFISRLNMSDNNLKGTIPNLPIKLTGDPGAFIFLSSNQLEGEIPSFLSQAFTLDLSGNKISDLSMSLCRKSTTTSMQTLDLSNNQITGQLPNCWEHLKGSLIFLNLKNNKLSGKIPHSMGTLVNLEALVLRNNSLIGELPFTLKSCTKLAVLDVGENLLSGAIPSWIGENMQSLKILSLRLNNFSGSVPDQICYLRQIRLLDLSMNHLSRGIPTCLRNLTAMMERGVVAFGTEKLRRMSSRSITYGTEDTNVLFMWKGEDHEFWNAEYLLKSIDISSNELTGEIPKELGYLFGLVSLNLSRNNLSREIPREIGNLDSLEFLDLSRNDLSGRIPSTLANIDRLTVLDLSNNNLSGRIPWGRQLQTFEASSFEGNIGLCGQQLNRSCPGDKTAKQPQGEAVDSENDNSDIHGGLYMSLGMGFFTGFWGLLASILLWRPWRFTYITFLNRLVEYILLMVELNVAKCHRWLEG, encoded by the coding sequence ATGGACAGTTATTTCATCAGGTTTTTGTTTGCAATATCAGTGTGGTTTTTGCTTTTCCAAGTATCCATTCTTGGATTCATCTCTCAATCACAGAACTCACACGTGACATGCATTGCGAGGGAAAGACGAGCACTTCTGAACTTCAAACAAAGCCTCCCAGATGACTATGGCATACTGTCTACATGGAGGAATGATGAGAATAATGGAGATTGCTGCAAATGGAGAGGCGTAGAATGCGACAATGAAACAGGTCATGTACTCATGCTTCAGTTGCAAGATTTGAGCGGTTTCTTTAACCTCACTTCACTGATTGAATTGCAAAACATTCAACATTTGGATGTAACCTTCTGTGATTTCAGTGATAGTCAGATACCTGAAAACATGGGCTCCTTCAAAAACATGAGATATCTCAATCTATCATGGTCGACTTTTGCTGCTAGTATTCCTTATTCTCTGGGAAATCTCTCAAAGTTGGAGTATCTTGATCTAAGAAGCATTTATAGTATTCGTGGAGAAATCCCCTCTCAACTGGGGAAACTAACGAGTTTACGATACCTAGATCTAagttataattttctaaatggAGGAATTCCTTATCAACTTAAAAACCTCACCCAATTAAGGCATCTTAATCTTTGGGAGATTTCACTTTCTGGAGCAATACCGTTCCGGGTTGGGAATCTTCCTTTCTTGCAAACTCTTGGACTTGGAGGTGAGTTTGGTCTATCAATTAAGGATGCAAAATGGCTatcttctctctcttcattaGATACTCTTCGACTGAGTTCATTGCCTCTTGACTCCTCTCATCACTGGCTAAAATCGATTCGAGAGCTTGTTCCTAActtaagagagttgaggttagtTGCTTGTAGTCTTTCAGATCATAATATTTCatctttgtttcatttttattccaACCTTTCTACTTCTCTTTCCTTCCTCGATCTCTCTGGAAATATGCTGACACCATCAACATTTTCATTGTTACTGAACCTTCATTCTCTTATGATCCTTGATCTCTCCGAAAACAATATGACATCATGGATATTTCAAGGAAATTTAAACTTCAGCTCTAAACTCCGAGAACTTTATCTATCAAATTGCGGCCTTCCTGATAAAAGTTTTCTTGTGCCATCCGCTTCAACAAGTAATTCTTTATCTTCTCTTGTCACTCTTGATCTCTCCAATAACCTATTGAAATCATCGACTATATTTCACTGGGTTTTTAACTTTACCCCCAATCTTCATAGCCTTAACCTTCATGACAACTCATTAGAAGGTCTTTTTCCAAATAGATTTGGAAATGTAATGAACTCTCTTGAAGTTCTTACCCTAAGCTCCAACAACCTGCAGGGTGACATATCTTCTCTAGGGTATATATGTACATTGCATGATTTATACCTTAGTAGAAACAACTTTAGTGGGAAATTTTCCAGTTTTATTCAAAACTCTTCACGGTGCAATAGAAAATTTCGAAGTCTAGATTTATCTGATAACTGGATTACTGGCATGCTACCTAATCTTTCAGGTTTTACATCTTTGAGCTTCTTAGATCTTTCCAATAATCAGTTATGTGGAGAAATACCGAAAAACATTGGGTTACTACAAGAATTGGTGTATCTTCACTTAGAGGAGAATTACTTAGCGGGTGATATCACTGAATTGCATCTAACGAATTTGTCAAAATTGGTGGAATTAGACTTGACAGACAACTCATTGTCTCTAAAGTTTTCTAATACTTGGATTCCACCTTTTCAATTGTTTAGATTGGGACTAGGTTCTTGCAAACTGGGTCCTAGTTTCCCGAGTTGGCTCCAAACTCAAAATCGCTTAGAGTTTCTGGACATTTCTGATGCTGAGATTGATGACTTTGTGCCAGAATGGTTTTGGAATAAGTTACGGTTTATAAGTCGGCTCAACATGTCTGACAACAATCTTAAAGGTACAATTCCAAATTTACCAATCAAGCTTACTGGTGATCCTGGAGCATTCATATTTCTAAGTTCAAATCAACTTGAAGGTGAAATTCCATCTTTTTTATCACAAGCTTTCACATTGGATCTATCCGGCAATAAGATTTCAGATTTAAGCATGTCCTTGTGCAGAAAAAGCACAACCACATCAATGCAAACTCTAGATttatcaaataatcaaataacGGGACAGCTGCCCAATTGTTGGGAACATTTAAAAGGTTCATTAATATTTCTCAatctcaaaaataataaattgtcaGGAAAGATTCCACATTCTATGGGTACTCTGGTTAATTTGGAAGCTCTGGTACTACGAAACAACAGTTTGATCGGAGAACTACCATTCACATTGAAAAGCTGCACTAAATTAGCTGTATTAGATGTAGGTGAAAATTTGTTGTCCGGTGCAATACCTTCATGGATTGGAGAAAATATGCAatcattgaaaattttaagCTTACGATTAAATAACTTTTCTGGAAGTGTTCCAGATCAGATCTGCTATTTGAGGCAAATTCGTCTCTTGGATCTTTCAATGAACCACTTGTCAAGAGGAATTCCAACGTGTCTGAGAAATTTGACAGCAATGATGGAAAGGGGAGTAGTTGCATTTGGAACAGAAAAGTTACGCAGAATGTCATCTAGATCTATTACCTATGGAACGGAAGACACTAACGTGTTATTTATGTGGAAAGGTGAGGATCATGAATTTTGGAATGCTGAGTATCTTCTGAAGAGCATTGATATCTCAAGTAATGAATTGACAGGAGAAATACCAAAAGAGTTAGGGTATTTATTTGGATTagtttctttgaatttatcAAGAAACAACTTGAGCAGAGAAATCCCTCGAGAGATTGGAAATTTAGATTCGCTAGAATTTCTTGACTTATCAAGAAATGATTTATCTGGCAGAATTCCCTCTACTCTTGCCAATATTGATCGTCTTACAGTCTTagacttatcaaacaacaatctgAGTGGAAGAATCCCTTGGGGAAGGCAGTTGCAAACCTTTGAAGCCTCTAGTTTTGAAGGAAATATTGGTCTTTGTGGTCAACAACTTAACAGAAGTTGTCCCGGAGATAAGACAGCAAAACAGCCTCAAGGAGAAGCAGTTGACAGTGAAAATGACAATTCAGATATCCATGGAGGATTATATATGAGCTTGGGAATGGGGTTCTTCACAGGCTTTTGGGGTTTACTAGCATCAATTCTACTTTGGAGACCATGGAGATTTACTTACATCACATTCTTGAACAGACTGGTGGAATATATACTTCTAATGGTTGAACTGAACGTTGCAAAGTGCCATCGGTGGCTCGAAGGCTAG